The following nucleotide sequence is from Pandoraea thiooxydans.
TTTCTCATTGATTTCGATATCGAACACGTCGATATTGGCGAACTTCTTGAACAGCACTCCCTTGCCTTCCATGACCGGCTTGGACGCCAGCGGCCCGATGTCGCCCAGCCCCAGGACAGCCGTGCCGTTGGTGACGACACCCACCAGATGGCCACGTGCGGTGTAGCGCGCAGCGTTGACCGGGTCCGCGACGATCTCCTCGCATGCCGCCGCCACCCCGGGCGAATACGCCAGCGCCAGATCGCGCTGGTTCACCAATTGCTTGGTTGGCGCGATCGCGATCTTTCCGGGGGTGGGAAATTCGTGGTATTCGAGCGCGGCATCGCGCAGTTTTTTGTCAATAGGTGTGGACATGAAAGCAGCCTGCATTCAATAAGAAAAAACTACCCTGGCCGCATTGTATCGCCAATCTACCCCGCGATTTACCGCAAAAAAGGATAAGGCGAAGAACTTTTTAGGGCGGAAACCCGCTTGACAGCATGCTTGGATATCACATGTACGGCCCCGAATGTGACAAATCGACGTCCCTCGGACGTTACCCATCGATATGGGGTGGCGACGGATTTACAATATCGCCTTACAACAAGCCATCCAGATCGTGCTGACCGAATTCACCCTCATCGAGCGCTATTTCGCGCATGCGACCCCCGCCGCCGGCCATGTGCGACTGGGCGTCGGCGACGATTGCGCGCTGATAGCGCCGCCCGCCGGCAGCCTCCTGGCGGTATCCACCGACATGCTGGTCGAGGGGCGCCACTTCTTCGCCGATATGGCGCCACGCGCGCTCGGTCACAAAACGCTGGCAGTCAATTTGTCCGATCTGGCAGCCATGGGCGCCCGCCCGCTGGGCTTTACGCTGGCGCTGGCGTTGCCCGAGGCAGATCCTGACTGGCTGGCGCCGTTCAGCGAGGGGCTGGCCGCGTTGGCCAACCGGTATGCATGCCCGCTGATCGGCGGCGACACCACCCGGGGCCCGCGCAATCTGTGCGTCACCGTTTTCGGCGAAGTTCCCGATCAACAGGCCCTGCGCCGCGACGCCGCCGTGGCTGGCGACGATATATGGGTGTCCGGCGCGCTCGGCGATGCGCGTCTCGCACTGGGCGCGCTGCGTGACGAATGGGCGCTGTCCGATGAAGCATTGGCTGACAGCCGTCGCGCGCTCGAGTGGCCCGAACCTCGCATCCAACTTGGCATGGCTTTGCGCGGCATCGCTCACGCCGCGCTCGACATCTCGGACGGCCTGCTCGGCGATCTTCGCCATATACTGGAGCGCTCGCATGTCGCGGCGTGCGTGAATGTCGACGCCGTGCCGCACTCTCCCTGGCTCGCCGCTCAAAGCGAAGCGGTCCGCCGCACCTGCGCGTTGGCCGGCGGGGATGATTACGAGTTGTGCTTTACGGCACCGGCCGCCGCGCGTGCGGCGCTCGACGAGATCGCCCAGAGCCTTGCACTGCCGCTGACGCGCATTGGCGCCATCGTGCCGCTCGAGCGCCCCGGCAGCGCCCTGACCCTGCATGACAACGCCGGACAACCGGTTTCCCTCGCATTCCAGAGCTTCGATCATTTTCGATGAATTCCGCTCCTTCTCCCGACCAGCCCAATCCGCCGCACGGCAAACCGCTGCCAGGCAGCGCCCCGGCACGACGGCCGATCACCGTGGGTTTCATGCTCTCCCACCCGGCCCACTTCATCGCGCTGGGCTTCGGCAGCGGTCTGTCGCCGATGGGCCCCGGAACGGTCGGCACATTGTTTGGCTGGGCGTCCTACCTGGTATTGAGTCTTTACCTCTCCGTGTCGGATTGGGCCGTGCTGCTTGCGTTGAGCATCGTCGGCGGAGTCTGGATATGTGGCCGCACCGCCCGCGCGCTGGGTGTTTCCGACCCTGGTTCGGTGGTATGGGATGAAATCGTCGCCTTCTGGCTGGTATTGCTGGTGGTGACTCCGGCATCGTTTTGGGGACAATGCGTCGCGTTTTTGCTATTCCGCTTCTTCGACGCAGTCAAGCCGCCGCCGGTGCGCTATTTCGACCGCACCGTCAAGGGCGGCTTGGGTATCATGCTGGACGATCTGGTCGCCGCTTTTTGCACTTTGCTGGTGATCGCCCTGTGGCATGCCCTTTGAAGGGTGCCGCGCACGTAACGAAGCAGCATGACAAATACTTTATTGCATCAACTGGCGGTCAAGGCCGGCAATCGTCTGCGCGAGGAGCGCCTGCTGCTGGCCACGGCCGAGTCCTGTACCGGCGGCATGGTGGCGGCGGCAATGACCGACATCTCCGGCAGCAGCAATTGGTTCGAACGGGGATTCGTTACCTATTCCAATCAAGCCAAGATCGACATGATCGGCGTTCCGGCTGAACTCATCGACAAGCACGGCGCGGTCAGTGAGCAGGTCGCGCGTGCCATGGCGGAGGGCGCGCTGCGAAACAGCCGCGCGCAATTGTCGCTGGCGATTACCGGCGTTGCCGGACCGGGCGGCGGCACCGCCGAAAAG
It contains:
- the thiL gene encoding thiamine-phosphate kinase, yielding MLTEFTLIERYFAHATPAAGHVRLGVGDDCALIAPPAGSLLAVSTDMLVEGRHFFADMAPRALGHKTLAVNLSDLAAMGARPLGFTLALALPEADPDWLAPFSEGLAALANRYACPLIGGDTTRGPRNLCVTVFGEVPDQQALRRDAAVAGDDIWVSGALGDARLALGALRDEWALSDEALADSRRALEWPEPRIQLGMALRGIAHAALDISDGLLGDLRHILERSHVAACVNVDAVPHSPWLAAQSEAVRRTCALAGGDDYELCFTAPAAARAALDEIAQSLALPLTRIGAIVPLERPGSALTLHDNAGQPVSLAFQSFDHFR
- a CDS encoding phosphatidylglycerophosphatase A, which codes for MNSAPSPDQPNPPHGKPLPGSAPARRPITVGFMLSHPAHFIALGFGSGLSPMGPGTVGTLFGWASYLVLSLYLSVSDWAVLLALSIVGGVWICGRTARALGVSDPGSVVWDEIVAFWLVLLVVTPASFWGQCVAFLLFRFFDAVKPPPVRYFDRTVKGGLGIMLDDLVAAFCTLLVIALWHAL
- a CDS encoding CinA family protein, whose product is MTNTLLHQLAVKAGNRLREERLLLATAESCTGGMVAAAMTDISGSSNWFERGFVTYSNQAKIDMIGVPAELIDKHGAVSEQVARAMAEGALRNSRAQLSLAITGVAGPGGGTAEKPVGMVCFAWTNRLTTVVETQHFKGDRAQVRNQAAQHALRGLLKLIDTAEA